The genome window GTAAGATCAGaagcaaatttttcttttctacttataCTAACCAGTCCATCAAGAGTATAAGAGTGTTTGCTTCTCTGACTCAGAGTACCAgaggaaaaagattttttttcttcgtGTAGTACATTCTCAGCCCACATGCCAAAGGGAAAATATGAATTTTTGGGTGACACCTTTGAATTCTACTTAGAGAAGACTGTGTATCCCTTACACGTGactcctctggcttcttctcAGAAGACTGTACATCACTTGCATTCACAGTGTGAAGGGAGCTCAGACAGCAAAGGGAGGCTCCAAGTTGGCTTATGTGAATGTTGCATTTTGTCAGTATTTCACTTGGATAAAGGCATGACAATCAGGGCTATGGATGAAGTGTTATCCTTTCCCCAGAATTACTCTATTGAAGCCTATATCCAAATCCACATGCTGACTGTATCTGGAGATAGTGCTTACAGGAGGTAATTAGCGTTAAATGAGGAAATATGTGTGGGATGCTAACACCATACAGCTGAACTTCCTTATCCAAAAGAGGAAGAAGGTTTGAGTGATAGCACAGTGTAAGAGCATTTGTCTACCATGTCCAAAGCCACGATTTGAGCCCCAGAAGAAAttaaaagaggaagggagaattgttttgtttgtgcatGGAAAGACACTCTGATTAGGCAGTCACCTGGATGTCAGGAAGGGAGACCTTATGAGGAACTGAACCACCTGCAACCTTGACTGTTAACTTAAACAACTGTGAAAAAATTTCACTTTCATCCATTCTGTATAAGTTTTTATTGCAACCCATGGTAACTAATACAGGGGGAAGAATTAGATTTTGAAGAACAGGAATTTAACCTACACTACTCTGTTggtatttgtatgttaattttttaagaatttatttttttgtggcaTGTAtgttgagatcagaggacaacttctgagaGTTGGTtcttcttccaccatatggggccttgagattgaacccaggtcatcagatTTCCTAATGGGCATCTTTACCAgtatctaattttttttgtaaCAACATTGAAATAAACTAAGAAGAAAATGTACTGACCTAAGGAAAATTAATGATATTGTGATGTAGACGTCATCCACTTATTGTATTTTTgtgatatataattttatgtccaTGAATgtagtatttgtttttttataaccttaatttattttcttatctgaTAAGTTGGTATAGTTTTGTTGCTACAGTAGGTACCTTGAATTTGATATTCTGTTATTGTCTGAACATACTcttatttgtgaatattttctgtgatggctaatctcacttgccaacttgacatacctaggaagagagaacttcagTCGAACAATTGCTTTCATTATATTGACCTGTGGTCATGCCTGTTGGGGAATTTCCTTGGTTGCTGATTGATGTAGGGggtcccagctcactgtgggtggtaccatcatGGGTAGGTGGGTCTGGGCTGTAAAGGAAAGGCAGCTGAGTAAGCCAGAGGGAAAGAGCCGGTAGctgcattcctctgtggtttctgcttcagtttctgccttcaagttcctgcttgagctcTTGACTTGGCATCTCTTGATGATGGGCTCTATCTATCCTGAAAGTTgtaataaattcttttctcttaaagttggttttggtcagtgttttattgaaGCATAGAAAGCAGTTAAAACAGTTTCCTGTGCTATTTATTTAGTCATTACTGGGTATTGAAACCAGGGTCCCATGTGCTAGGAAAGCCCTTTATGACTGAGCCCCAGCCCTTATGTCACTTGTGTAGTGTGTTTATTGAATCCTCCTATTTGGAATAATGATCAGGGAATTCTCTTAGGATTTTAGGTTGTAAAGATGATActctttcttgtgttttgttggaTTTTCCTGTAACCTTCAGAGAGTGCTAAATACTTTTGTGATTGAGCACAAAAGTTTACCCTCTAGTTGTAtgaatatttttttgagaaaccatCAGATTTCCATTCACCCGGATAAAGCACCAATGACAGGTGCAAGAAGCTATTCCACTCAAGTCCTGGTGAACCAGTgtgcttagttagggttacttCATAGGAGCATGGGTAATTCTTAAGCAGTTACACTACTGAAGGGAATGTCTCTCTGCTAGCTGTCTATAAATCTCTGAGAATGGTCTTATGAACCTTTCTCTTTGTAACCATCAGCTGCCTATAAATCAGAGGTCAGATTAGTGATGTAGATGGTCATTTGTTATTCTGGTTCATGTAATTTACGTATTTTATAGCACCCCATGCCTTTTTTAAACCCTTTGATTTAGAAAGTGAGTAATATAGTCACTTATATGTGGACCCTAGCTGTTCTTTCTGATTAAGTAAGAAAATACGAGAATGACCATaactgtaattattattattattattattattttgtttttgtttagccagagctgaggaccgaacccagggccttgtgcttgctaggcaagcgctctaccactgagctaaattcccaactccacaattattattttttaaagcaggtttaatttttaaaaattttatgtatctgggtgtatggatgttttacttgtgtgtctgtgtgacatGAGTGTGCCTGTGCTCTTGAACATCATTTGATCCTCTGGATTGTGATTCTAGATGATTGtgtcccaccatgtgggtgctgggaatcaaatttgggtccactggaagaacaaccagagctcttaactgctaatcCATTTCTCTAGCCTCTGAacaattatttatgtatgtaatgGGCTACTAACAAGTCGATGAAATTAAATTGTTGAATTACTTAAATGCAAAATAATTGGATAATAAATGATTTGAACATTTACTGGTGTTATCACTCATTACAATGTGAGAATACTCTAACTAGTATTCTGTATAGTTCTGTTAGTCTATCTTGTGTCTTttgtgctgtcataactggactTGTGTTGCTTCATATTCATGAGAATACATTCATGTAAACATTTAAGAATTCTGTTGTATGAAAGTAGCAGTGTTTTCTATTTCACTTGTCCTGTTGTACATAGaacattaactttttaaatacaCATCAAcaatgtgtttgtatttttgtctttggACTATATCAGGTGCTTTCCTGAGGAGAATATTATTAATGCTGTTCTTAGTAATAAGGATTGTTCAGCATCTATAAGGGGAACTGGATAATTGTATTTTCTTGAATTATACTAAATTCATGTGTAGGTAAAATATTACTTTCTCCCATGATAAAGAATACAGATCAATTTTGTGTTATGTAAGACAGGTATCCATAGAAGGATGAGCTCTCAGGCTGAGGAGAAATGTGTCATTACAGGGGTTGGTGTCCTTTGAGGATATAGCTGTGGAATTTACCTGGCAGGAATGGCAGGACCTGAATGAAAGTCAGAGGAACCTCTACAGGGATGTGATGCTGGAAAACTACAGCAATTTGCTATTTTTGGGTGAGTGTAGAATGGAATGTAGACTCTTTATCAAAATAATTGGCCCCATCATTGGCTGTCTCCTCAAAtgaaggtattttctttctttttttctgcccaACTTAGTGGTTTAACATCTCCCATTTACAGGGCACTGCAAGACCAAACCTGAGTTGATCTTCAATTTGGAGCACAGACTTGGGTCATGGATTGTAGGAGAAGCCTCAGACCAGAGTATTCCAGGTACATCAGTGCATACTAATTAGGAGGATTCTGAGAAATGACCAGATATGTTCACCAAATTTATCCTCATCCCAGACAGATCTAAACAGGGCTAATCTTTTATATTAGACATTTGTCTAATACACTCTCTGAAGAAGActtagcttttgttgttgttaatgaaaTATGTTCTTTTCGATTTGCTATAAATCCATTCCCTATATGGATCTTAGAGAAACAACATATATAGTTTAGTTTAGGAAAAGTCTAATAAACTGAGTTGAGTTGTAAGGAAGtagttatgcatttattttatttaggtaaTTTTCCAAGTTTGCTACATCATATGTAGGTGGCTATCTACCAACAACTTGATAGTAGTCATGAGTATTAATAGCAGagatacaaattaataaatgagtaGCTTAAGGCTAGTATTTAATTACAGTTATTTTGGCAGTTACAGGTGGAATTTGAGAGAATAGCATCAGAGTGTTCCAGAGTAAAGAGGAAGATTAAAAGTGCTTTATGATTGTCTGAATAAAGAGAGATAGGgtaataaaggagaaaatatccaaagtcttcagggcagctgaaaagaaaaacaaaattgtaatgcatgagcatgtacacacacatataaacacacacacagacacacacacactgcataccaCACACTACACAAAGAGGAGGAAGCCTCTAACTATCTCCCTGTGCAGAGGAAAACCAAAAGCCATAAGCATAAGGGAAGCCTGGAGCATGTAGGCATCCTTAGGGACAACTAGACACAGGAGAAACCTATAGTTTTCAGAAGGCTTAAATCTAGTTGAGCGTTCCTTGTCTGAAAATTACTTCTTTATAACAGACTAACATTGGAGAAGAAACTAGTTACATTACTCCTTTTACCTTGAAGTCCTATACTGTGGGGGACCTGCCCCCACCTTTTTCCCCtaggtactcttgaggagtgagtgTTAAGATtcagatagaaggatagaggggagcgaaaaatacagaaacacaggatagcattGAGagggcccagaactttattcaaaaggactttttataacagtACCAAGGGACGagacaaaagacctcctccttgctagatacagccaggtgtagacccttccaaacatctggtaCCCAAACCTGTGGTCCAGTcatcttatgcagccctgctggtgaAGCAAGCTCAAATCTCaataggaaacctctgtgggctcccacaggtccctcttaatattttaaagcttAAGTGAGGGTACAGAGCTTAATTTTGAATCCACTAGGAGCTtgcaagtagctggaattacCACAGCATTACTCCTGCTCCCTAGGGCTGCCACATCTCCCAATAAAGGAgcagaggatgataaagatggaatgTCCTTTTGAATTGATCTCAGATGTCTATAGAagtcttagctgcaccaagcacttttttaaatcaataaacaaacaaataaataaaactccagATGCAACTGTATCAAaaagactcccttagcttcacaaaacattaacaggttaacataattctaacataaatattactGTACATAATTACAGTTCTTTCAAACTTACATCtgaaagcaaactcttaatagaaccattaacactttaaagactttagaaaaaaagcaacctcttttttttttttctttttttgagctgaggatcgaactcagggccttgcgcttgctaggcgagtgctctaccactgagctaaactccCAACCCtaaagcaatctcttaatagaGTCATATACATTTCTTGCTAATAAAACAATAGGATAAACTTCTGATGCATCCACCTCAAAGTTAAATGctcccttagcttcaccaaaccaTGGTGCATCAATATCAACAGATTAACACAATAACTCTAACATAAATAGTACTATACACAattacaattcctacaaacctacatccaaaagcaatactCTCAATATAACCGTTAGCACTTTAAAAACTTTAGCAAAAATCCAAAAGCAATTTCCTAATAGAACTATATAAAACACAGGGTAGAATAACACAATTTAACATCAGTCCACTTAAGAGAcaagcaaatattttttaaattaaatagagtaTGGAATATTAACTCCCCTTTTtccttatagtttttttttttttaagctgcatTTTGAGCTTGAGGAAAAAACCCACACTTCTCTGTTTagacagttccatttttaacacaaagcAGTTCGTGAATCACCACAGCTAATAGAGTCTATATGTGTAAGTAAAGTCAAAATTGTCCCATTACTATGGTATCACTTCTATCCGTCTCATTTCTTAAGCCTGAAaagttcaaaaaataaattctgggaCCAATCTTTTAAATATGAAGAAACCCATAACCAAAActtttttgcagttaacaattctAGCTCAAACAAGTGTCTCTGAAACCTGTTCTCAGCCATAGAGACATTTTCAATTACAGCAGCATTTTATGGCAGCCTTTCTTGAGGAACCTTGTCTCAGGACAAAAGCTATTAACTGTCTGGGGCAGAGTCCTTTCAAAAGATTCCTTCTTACAACTAGCAAACAGAAACTGCAAGGCTTTTGGCTTTTGGCTTTCACAGTCACAGTCTGTGCCTCTGGTAACTGGCAGTTCCCAGGATCCCTGTGTCCTGAGGCCCTGAGGGCTTTCAATCACCTCACACCACTCAGGTTCAAGAGGCTGCCCTTGCTATGATCCGCATCTCTCAGCACACAGGATCTGGGAGGAAACCCAGCCTTGGCCAGTCATGGCTGCTGCACTCTGGCTGCATTACCTACTCTGTTGGGAGTCCTCAGAGAACACTGTCCTGCCTGCACAGCTGAATGCTGTCCCCAGGATAACTCCATGGTTCCAGCCACACCCTACTGCTGGGAGCTCGGGCTGGCCTAGGTTCCAGCATCTCTGCCATTCTGCCTGAAGCACAGTTCTCATTTCTATAGCTCCCTGGGCTCTAGCACATCTCAGCTGCTCATTTGGCTGCTTCTCCTGCGGCATCTTTGTTCAGCACTCTCCAGGGTCTGCTCTCTCTGCTGCACTCCAAGCTGCttgctgtttgcttttctctcaGTGTGGCATTTCTGCTTGTCTCCTCATCATGGTTTTTTCACCAGAGAAAGCTTGCAGAACCTCGCTGCTTGCACTGGCTCTTGGGCATCTGCCACCTGTGTTGCGCTGATGCCTGGCTGCTGTGGCTTGCACTGGCTCTAGTGTCTGCCATTGTTGGCGGCTTCTGGAGCTTCTGAAGCCGCTCAGACTGCTAAGTTTACAGTCTGCTTTTGATGCTGCTTTCTGCGTCCCAGGTTCTGCTTGTACTCAGAGGTAGAAAATCTACTCTACTCTTAAGTTTCTATTATACCTAAGTCTTAATTCTACCCTACTATACCTAAGCCTAAACAATATCCTTATGCCTAAAGCTTATTCTACCTAATATACCTAAGCCTACATTTCTATGACTTACTTGTGCTAACATTTTAAAACCTAATTTTAGTAGAGatttgagaaagaagagaaaaagagaaacttaGAAAGAGATATACTCTGCAGCCTCACTTGGGCATCTTTCAGCCACTTTACTTTCACTCCCGAGAATAAAATACTGTctcctttatttttcaatttgttaTCAGCATGCCTTCTTGTACCCTTGATGCCCCCTCTCTTTTGCCAAGTCCCTGTTCAGGCACCATTTGTGGGGGACCTGTCCCTATCTTTTTCcgcagggtactcttgaggaatgagggataagagattcaGATAGAAGGatagtggagagagagaaaaaaaaaagaaacacaggatagcctcaggagggcctggatccttatccactgcctttttataataatgctaATGGAtaaggcaaaagacttcccccttgctagatacagccaagtgtacaCCCTTCCAAACACATGATACCCAGGCCTGTGATTTAATCATCCTCTTATATACAGTTCTGCTGGTAatgcaagctcagatctcactaggaaacctctgtgggtttcCACACTATACCCAGACTCCAGCTTGAGAGGGGGACTTGAGAGGGCACTTACTCAGTTTTTGAGACTGAGCTATACTGTAGACATGAAATCAAATAATCACAAATCACAGAGGATATAGACATGCTATCACCATTATTAATTTAGCAAACCAGAAGACCTTTTAAGATAAAGATTTAATGTGTGTCTTTCAATAAGAATCCTAAATATAATTGCTTTCAACTTTAAAGCAGATGGCCAGAATGGACTAACAACTAAGATCTTGTTGTTTGCTGTCTGCAGCATCTCCTCACTGGCAGAGGTACATATGGACGTAAAATGTGAGCATTGTTTCTTGAAACAAACTATGTAAAAGGACTCAGTAGCTCTACTACATTAGTAAGCCAACTTTATGCCTAATTAGTTTAGAAGGCATAAAGAAATTTACTGAATATTCATAAAGGAACCAATccattaaaatagaattatttcaAATGTTTGTGCACTGAATATTGGTGTTCTGAGttccataaaaatatttctagacCTGAAGACAGAAGTTCTGGTTAGAGCAGTAGTGAGTGACTTCAGCATTCTAGAATTGTATAATATGCCAATAAATAACAAATCTGAACTAGACAACATCCACTTTCATGAATGAAGTACATACTGGAGTTGACTGACTAAAATAGTCTACTATCGTGAATGGATAACTCAGGAACAAGATTTAACAGAACCACTTCATAGTTAATAGTGCATCAGTGAGACTAAAGAGACATCTATAGTGTATactatctcagtgtctgtgaaatGTACATCTGAGCTTTCTCTAAAACAAATCAAATTTGAGGTCATAAAGCAAGCCCTAATGAACAGATAATAttggaaataatttcttttatcttttaaaagtcaaaactGAGAATGCTAAAAACCAATAGCCAGagaaaataaactaaacaaaTATGTGGTTGAATACAGTTTTGAATAATCAGTGACTTGTAAAACAGATGGGGGTTAAGTTTCCTAGAATGAAGTAAACTCAAAAAAGTAGAATGAGGAGtatctggaaggaggaagagaacttACAGCTCTGAGCAGAGAAAGGTAGACATGAATTTTACCAGAGTAAATTGTGTACATATATAGAAAGAAGACCATGAAATCTAAACATAATATACCTTAGTTTGTACAATTAATGTATGTTAAGTTTAGAAGTCACATATGACATTGAGTTAGATAAAGGAAAATGGATATCATTTTGGTAAACAATATATTTTCCTAGTTTTTTCACTTTtgataaaatgattaaaaagcaAATAGATGGCTAAAGCATAATAGGAATATTTCTTGTGGGGCATTTATCCTCTAGTGGGAAGGAAgatatgtgtattttaatttttattaatgtcaTTTCAGATTCCCAGGAAATGAATACTCTGACCAAGTTCTATCCAGAAACCAAAGCAAGACATGTGTGGCAAGTTGTATTTGACCGTGATATATCAGAGTTGACTGGAGTAGGGAAGGCATTCAATGTGAGTGCAAACCATGTTTCAAATGAGAATATGAAGAATGAGAACCCACTAGGAATGAGTCCTAGAAAGCTTATTCTGTGGAAGAATGTGTATATCCATAGTGATGCTGATGAGCTAGAAGTTGGAGAAGAACTTGATGATCTTATTGGAACTGTAAAATCCATCAAATATCCAGAACATGGTAGTCTATACAAGTCTCAAAGTTCACAGAGTTATTTTCGAAGTCTTATACCAGGGAAATCTTTCAACACAAAAGCAGTATTACTGACTCATAAATTCAGTGAATATGCAAAATCTTTAGGTGATACAGCATTTATTggcaaagagatggctcagaaaagGGAGAAATCTTTTGAATGTAATATATCAGAGATTAAGTGTAACAAGTCTGACCTTGATGAAAATGAGCAAATACACTCTGCAGAGAAACATTTCAAATGTAGTGACTTTGAGAACCCTTTCATTACTGAATCATATCTTCTAAAACATAAGGGACAACATGCAGGAGAAAAGCTCTTTGTCCAGGAGGAATATGAGTTTTCTCAGCCGTCAGAAGTGAGTCTCCAGAAAATCCACAGAGGGAAAAAGTCCTATGAATGTAAAATATGTGGAAAGTGCTTTCATTGGAAAACAAGCTTCAACAGACATCATAGTACTCACACTGgtgagaagccctatgaatgtaaggAATGTAGGAAAGCTTTCTGCCAAAAGTCACACCTCACTCAGCATCAGAGAGTTCATACAGGTGAGAGACCATATATATGTCTAGAATGTAGAAAAGCTTTCTATCGTAAGTCAGAGCTCACTGaccatcagagaattcatacaggtgAGAAGCCATAtgaatgtaaggaatgtgggaaagcTTTTTGCCAAAAGCCCCAACTCACTctacatcagagaattcatacaggtgAGAAGCCCTATGAGTGTGcagaatgtgggaaagccttttcCACCAAGTCCTATTTAACTGTACATCAGAGAACTCACACAGgtgagaaaccttatgaatgtacaGTATGCAGGAAGTCGTTTATTTGTAAGTCGAGTTTCAGTCATCATTGGAGAACTCATACTGgtgaaaaaccctatgaatgcaagCAATGTATGAAGACATTCTACCGTAAGTCAGGCCTGACTCGACACCAGAGAACTCACACAGGTGACAAACCTTATGAATGTCAATTATGTGAGAAAGCTTTTTATTGCACTTCACACCTCACTGTACACCAGAGAACTCATACAggtgagaaaccctatgaatgtaaggaATGTAGGAAATCTTTCTATGATAAGTCAAATCTTAGACGGCATCAGAAGATTCATACTATGGAGAAAGCCTGTGAATGCAAACAGTGTAATAAAACTTTGCTGAGTAACACTTCTCAACATCAGACAATGTACTATGAATATGAAGAATGCAAGAAAGCTttccaacataaaacaaactttaCTTAAACATCTAACACTTCTTATAGGTAAGGGAACCTGTGAATGTAAAGAACATTGGGAAACATTTGCCCACAAGTCAGATCTTACTACATAGGAGTACCCACATGAGAGATTAAACTGTATGAATAAACAGTGAAAGAAAACCTTGATTTATGCTTGTTTATCAAAGAACTCACAATTGACTGAGGCAAGTAGTTTTGCTAGGTACATAAGTAATTGCTTTTAAACCAACATAAACAGATGCTTTGGTGGAGGGTCACTTGTACTCaggcaacagaggaagacatggCTTAAAAGAAAATTGGGCAAAATTTTCTACTTTAGGTTTTCCTGACATGCTATCAGAACTCAATGGTGTGAaaccaatgaaaatgaagaattgCCTCAAACTGAATAGAATTTGCAACTCGTTACTGGGTGTGTTGGTGCATGCTTGCAATCTCAATACTTGGGAGATCAATGAAGGAAGATCAAGAGTTAATagtccttggctacagagcaTGTTCACTCCCAGCCTGTGTTACATGGGACCTTaagaacaaaaaacccaaataattaaaaatacaagaatTTGGGAATCTAATGGCTTCACAAACTCTATAACTGACAAAGGACAAAAATACTATTACATACCTTAATGCCATTTGAATCAAATATGCTATAGGAGTCCTAATCATGTAAGTTTTGTAGAAACGTGGAACTTTGTGGAAATCATGTTACTGGACATCACTTCACTCAAAAGTTAGCCCACTTGAATTTAAGCAGTTAGGAgagctgtggatgtagctcagtggcagagtgcttgatCACTATAAATATTGCCTTTCTTAGATTACCTATTATGACCTTAaaagttttattgtatttatatgtgcatacatTCCATATCGAATATGtcagggtcagaggacaaactctCCAAAGTTAGTTCTCTCTTACCTGGTGGGTCCTTCGTATCAAACttagattgtcaggcttggcagcaagtgtttttagcCTCTGTCTGAGCTATCTACTGCCCTTGTATTTTATACTTATCAATTTTTGTAAAATAAGCAGATCTGGAGTTATTTCAGTCCAGAATTCTTTAATGGGTAAGGACATTTCTTTGATCATTTTAAGTGGAGTTTCCTTAACTTTTaaatttggagacaaggtcttgctacaAACATCCTGGTTGATATGAAAGTCCTGTTCTTCTGTGAATGCTTTGATTATATGTATGTGCTGCTATGCCCAGCATAAAATtttaaggctttaaaaaaaaaataagaacaaaaacttaTGGAGCTCTTTTTGGCTGCTGTCTTCATGGTCTAAATGCTCCATCACATGTTGAACAAATGAAAGATTTGGTTTTACAGCACAGTGAAAGGATGCCAAATCTGTCAAGATCTAGAAGAATGCGGGTCATGAGAAGTTCAAAGTTCACTGCAGCAGAAACCTGTACCTTTATCATCACAGACAAGCAGAAGTCAGGGAAGCTGAATCAGATAATGAAGGAGCTGAAATAAAACACATCCTCATTTGGAGTGTATTAAAATTCtacaatgtaaaaagaaaaatttgttcATATAACTTGAGTATTAATTGGAAGtaataagttatttaaaaaattattttgaattgtg of Onychomys torridus chromosome 22, mOncTor1.1, whole genome shotgun sequence contains these proteins:
- the LOC118572310 gene encoding zinc finger protein OZF-like isoform X4 — protein: MDCRRSLRPEYSSISSLAEVHMDVKYSQEMNTLTKFYPETKARHVWQVVFDRDISELTGVGKAFNVSANHVSNENMKNENPLGMSPRKLILWKNVYIHSDADELEVGEELDDLIGTVKSIKYPEHGSLYKSQSSQSYFRSLIPGKSFNTKAVLLTHKFSEYAKSLGDTAFIGKEMAQKREKSFECNISEIKCNKSDLDENEQIHSAEKHFKCSDFENPFITESYLLKHKGQHAGEKLFVQEEYEFSQPSEVSLQKIHRGKKSYECKICGKCFHWKTSFNRHHSTHTGEKPYECKECRKAFCQKSHLTQHQRVHTGERPYICLECRKAFYRKSELTDHQRIHTGEKPYECKECGKAFCQKPQLTLHQRIHTGEKPYECAECGKAFSTKSYLTVHQRTHTGEKPYECTVCRKSFICKSSFSHHWRTHTGEKPYECKQCMKTFYRKSGLTRHQRTHTGDKPYECQLCEKAFYCTSHLTVHQRTHTGEKPYECKECRKSFYDKSNLRRHQKIHTMEKACECKQCNKTLLSNTSQHQTMYYEYEECKKAFQHKTNFT
- the LOC118572310 gene encoding zinc finger protein 39-like isoform X2; protein product: MPWKPEMGLVSFEDIAVEFTWQEWQDLNESQRNLYRDVMLENYSNLLFLGHCKTKPELIFNLEHRLGSWIVGEASDQSIPDSQEMNTLTKFYPETKARHVWQVVFDRDISELTGVGKAFNVSANHVSNENMKNENPLGMSPRKLILWKNVYIHSDADELEVGEELDDLIGTVKSIKYPEHGSLYKSQSSQSYFRSLIPGKSFNTKAVLLTHKFSEYAKSLGDTAFIGKEMAQKREKSFECNISEIKCNKSDLDENEQIHSAEKHFKCSDFENPFITESYLLKHKGQHAGEKLFVQEEYEFSQPSEVSLQKIHRGKKSYECKICGKCFHWKTSFNRHHSTHTGEKPYECKECRKAFCQKSHLTQHQRVHTGERPYICLECRKAFYRKSELTDHQRIHTGEKPYECKECGKAFCQKPQLTLHQRIHTGEKPYECAECGKAFSTKSYLTVHQRTHTGEKPYECTVCRKSFICKSSFSHHWRTHTGEKPYECKQCMKTFYRKSGLTRHQRTHTGDKPYECQLCEKAFYCTSHLTVHQRTHTGEKPYECKECRKSFYDKSNLRRHQKIHTMEKACECKQCNKTLLSNTSQHQTMYYEYEECKKAFQHKTNFT
- the LOC118572310 gene encoding zinc finger protein 39-like isoform X3, which translates into the protein MLENYSNLLFLGHCKTKPELIFNLEHRLGSWIVGEASDQSIPDSQEMNTLTKFYPETKARHVWQVVFDRDISELTGVGKAFNVSANHVSNENMKNENPLGMSPRKLILWKNVYIHSDADELEVGEELDDLIGTVKSIKYPEHGSLYKSQSSQSYFRSLIPGKSFNTKAVLLTHKFSEYAKSLGDTAFIGKEMAQKREKSFECNISEIKCNKSDLDENEQIHSAEKHFKCSDFENPFITESYLLKHKGQHAGEKLFVQEEYEFSQPSEVSLQKIHRGKKSYECKICGKCFHWKTSFNRHHSTHTGEKPYECKECRKAFCQKSHLTQHQRVHTGERPYICLECRKAFYRKSELTDHQRIHTGEKPYECKECGKAFCQKPQLTLHQRIHTGEKPYECAECGKAFSTKSYLTVHQRTHTGEKPYECTVCRKSFICKSSFSHHWRTHTGEKPYECKQCMKTFYRKSGLTRHQRTHTGDKPYECQLCEKAFYCTSHLTVHQRTHTGEKPYECKECRKSFYDKSNLRRHQKIHTMEKACECKQCNKTLLSNTSQHQTMYYEYEECKKAFQHKTNFT
- the LOC118572310 gene encoding zinc finger protein 25-like isoform X1, translating into MPWKPEMGLVSFEDIAVEFTWQEWQDLNESQRNLYRDVMLENYSNLLFLGHCKTKPELIFNLEHRLGSWIVGEASDQSIPADGQNGLTTKILLFAVCSISSLAEVHMDVKYSQEMNTLTKFYPETKARHVWQVVFDRDISELTGVGKAFNVSANHVSNENMKNENPLGMSPRKLILWKNVYIHSDADELEVGEELDDLIGTVKSIKYPEHGSLYKSQSSQSYFRSLIPGKSFNTKAVLLTHKFSEYAKSLGDTAFIGKEMAQKREKSFECNISEIKCNKSDLDENEQIHSAEKHFKCSDFENPFITESYLLKHKGQHAGEKLFVQEEYEFSQPSEVSLQKIHRGKKSYECKICGKCFHWKTSFNRHHSTHTGEKPYECKECRKAFCQKSHLTQHQRVHTGERPYICLECRKAFYRKSELTDHQRIHTGEKPYECKECGKAFCQKPQLTLHQRIHTGEKPYECAECGKAFSTKSYLTVHQRTHTGEKPYECTVCRKSFICKSSFSHHWRTHTGEKPYECKQCMKTFYRKSGLTRHQRTHTGDKPYECQLCEKAFYCTSHLTVHQRTHTGEKPYECKECRKSFYDKSNLRRHQKIHTMEKACECKQCNKTLLSNTSQHQTMYYEYEECKKAFQHKTNFT